In Rhodopirellula halodulae, one DNA window encodes the following:
- a CDS encoding Hpt domain-containing protein produces the protein MFADEPTDFPTTLHGSVGTYRLNDKGQLIDADDALLRFFGVQHLRELLKHADTAESVRPATVSSENMVCLPWLEDDPTLLNQIQGYFRRNLAPPPLQHKIKLKGRERWVLETLVPIRNLTGHLEQWLGSIFDLTAIQSRNETVVRTALSTADLRATQLNDLCKQLRWAIDRVRESVRENASACTMHSLLDSVDHLLHLEIDNAPTDRRKSFRDDKETETEPLSRELLKKVVPTRSQPEPSYRQDRRRGFRLCELLEDLAESVAPEIHRAGRRITVHVDPALPPVVRGNLQTIHCVLANLLHHAAEQKEFGDVQLIAHRQNRHTKFIVRIPTVTSEDGTFPQLWLHPDQQPSEWQIAARYAERLSTQLLTRFLANGHCEVSFETTLVEDKETESDLHLENRLDSHNRVLVLTSHAATRDTLTQILSSWKIQVTNCDELDVALQRIRVSQQMQRPFDAILIDEAIFANRQSLSTETLECLATCTNIRIQSRDDAASSNFKQRHRMPDWVWTVEEPIRQSCLRTALLGALSAANPDDDDCGMCPPATSHSVVPDSGLALPFLSANADTVAPDDLVESEPTLDESDLFNMESLRNECGGDDELSGVVMGILCQSLPARIREIQSAAHRGDYPAVRRLAHQIGGAAQDHSLSAVASLTLELKAHATSQDVPRVNECIQELTQRIDQTVDRIQALLEEAK, from the coding sequence ATGTTCGCTGACGAGCCCACCGACTTTCCGACAACGCTTCACGGGTCCGTCGGTACCTACCGGTTGAACGACAAAGGTCAGCTGATTGATGCTGACGACGCCCTGTTGCGTTTCTTTGGTGTCCAACACCTTCGCGAGCTACTCAAACACGCTGACACCGCTGAATCCGTGCGTCCCGCAACCGTCAGCAGCGAGAACATGGTTTGTTTGCCATGGCTCGAAGACGACCCAACGCTGTTGAACCAAATCCAAGGCTACTTCCGCCGGAATTTGGCCCCGCCGCCGCTGCAGCACAAAATCAAGCTCAAAGGTCGTGAACGTTGGGTGTTGGAAACGCTGGTTCCGATTCGCAACCTCACCGGCCACCTCGAACAATGGCTCGGTTCGATCTTTGATCTGACCGCGATCCAGTCACGCAACGAAACCGTCGTCCGCACTGCTCTTTCGACTGCGGATCTGCGAGCCACACAGTTGAATGACCTCTGCAAACAATTGCGGTGGGCCATCGATCGTGTTCGAGAATCAGTGCGGGAGAACGCTTCGGCATGCACGATGCATTCGCTGCTCGACAGCGTTGACCATTTGTTGCACCTGGAAATCGACAACGCCCCGACTGATCGCCGCAAAAGCTTTCGCGACGACAAAGAGACTGAGACCGAACCGCTTTCGCGAGAGTTACTGAAAAAGGTCGTTCCCACGCGATCACAGCCCGAACCAAGCTATCGCCAAGATCGTCGTCGCGGCTTCCGTCTTTGCGAACTGCTCGAAGACTTGGCCGAATCAGTCGCCCCCGAAATCCACCGGGCCGGCCGCCGAATCACGGTTCACGTCGATCCCGCCCTGCCGCCTGTGGTTCGCGGCAATTTGCAAACCATTCACTGTGTACTGGCCAACTTGTTGCATCACGCGGCGGAGCAAAAAGAGTTTGGTGATGTGCAATTGATTGCTCATCGGCAAAATCGTCACACCAAATTCATCGTTCGCATTCCGACGGTCACCTCCGAAGACGGAACCTTCCCGCAGTTGTGGCTGCACCCGGACCAACAACCATCGGAATGGCAAATCGCGGCTCGCTACGCCGAACGTCTTTCGACGCAATTGCTAACTCGCTTTCTGGCCAACGGACACTGTGAAGTCAGTTTTGAAACGACTTTGGTGGAAGACAAGGAAACCGAGTCCGATCTGCACCTCGAAAATCGACTTGATTCGCACAACCGAGTCTTGGTTCTGACCTCGCATGCGGCCACCAGAGACACGCTGACTCAAATTCTGAGCTCTTGGAAAATCCAAGTCACCAATTGCGACGAGCTTGATGTCGCTCTGCAACGCATTCGCGTGAGTCAGCAGATGCAACGTCCGTTTGACGCGATCCTGATCGACGAGGCCATCTTCGCCAACCGTCAATCGCTTTCCACCGAGACATTGGAATGCTTGGCGACCTGCACCAACATACGCATTCAGTCACGAGATGATGCGGCAAGCTCCAACTTCAAGCAACGTCACCGGATGCCCGACTGGGTGTGGACTGTCGAAGAACCGATTCGGCAAAGCTGCCTTCGCACCGCGTTATTGGGAGCGTTGTCGGCCGCTAATCCAGACGACGACGATTGCGGCATGTGCCCGCCGGCCACATCGCACTCGGTGGTCCCTGACTCGGGATTGGCTTTGCCATTTTTGTCCGCGAATGCGGACACCGTCGCACCCGACGATTTGGTCGAGTCCGAGCCAACGCTGGACGAATCGGATCTGTTCAACATGGAATCGCTGCGAAACGAATGCGGCGGTGACGACGAACTTTCCGGTGTCGTGATGGGAATTCTTTGTCAGTCGCTCCCGGCGAGAATCCGAGAAATTCAATCCGCTGCCCATCGGGGTGACTACCCGGCGGTCCGGCGTTTGGCTCACCAAATCGGTGGCGCGGCCCAAGACCATTCACTGAGCGCCGTGGCGAGTTTGACGTTGGAACTGAAAGCTCACGCAACGTCGCAAGACGTCCCTCGTGTCAACGAATGCATTCAGGAACTCACCCAGCGAATTGACCAAACGGTCGATCGAATCCAAGCCCTGTTGGAGGAAGCGAAATGA
- a CDS encoding putative bifunctional diguanylate cyclase/phosphodiesterase → MSSFDSSSLHTLHQLQSAEALSWPHVGTSETSVPPVTESPRSTGSIDRRVANPDTSTILVAESDETTRETLAKMLRYRNYKVLTAATGRDAIVAVQQQHLDLVLMDMDLPDLDGFRTTRLLRQWMDLSALPIIMVTSAASPNDVIQAFDSGASDHVTKPIDAAVTLARIATQLQLKSALHRLRQSEERYALTARGTNDGMWDWNLITGELYLSPRWRSMVGLDGTDWQPNGATWMDLIHAEDRRRVESDLEAHLCGDTDHFETELRMQDGHQTYRWMLCRGLAVRDGRGTAYRIAGSLTDITEGKVADALTGLPNRMLFNDRVQRCVDYQARNPHNRFAVIFMDVDDFKLINDHFGHDAGDDFLVSIASRLDTSLRKSDAIIARMGGDEFAVLLENIRHVDEAVAVAMRLHDKMRAPFPVGDREILTRASMGIVVSEWNSDSDQPQPTSEDLLVRADTAMYYAKNQSELPYAIFNEEMLAENRLRLELGSELRHSLERDELSLMYQPMVNLANGQTAGFEALLRWEHPEHGPVSPSTFIPIAESNGLIVEIGLWVLRKACQQAIQWKEDFGRPFMISVNVSVRQLSATGFVEAVTEVLDETGLPPEFLKLEVTESLLMQDPEHTIDLLHQLRDIGLTIGIDDFGTGYSSLSYLHRMPMDILKVDRSFVESMFDSDKNAALIRSILALASSLELNVVAEGVETEPQLQRLRELGCHFVQGFHFSEPLHPDDAQATIHREWIAE, encoded by the coding sequence ATGAGTTCGTTTGATTCCAGCTCGCTGCACACCTTGCATCAATTGCAATCAGCCGAAGCCTTGAGTTGGCCGCATGTCGGCACATCCGAAACGTCGGTCCCGCCGGTGACGGAGTCGCCTCGATCCACGGGAAGCATTGATCGACGTGTTGCCAACCCAGACACCAGTACCATCCTGGTCGCGGAAAGCGATGAAACGACGCGAGAAACCCTCGCCAAAATGCTGCGTTATCGCAACTACAAAGTCCTGACCGCCGCCACCGGTCGTGATGCGATTGTGGCGGTGCAGCAACAACATCTCGATCTTGTGTTGATGGACATGGACCTACCGGATCTGGACGGGTTCCGCACCACACGATTGCTGCGGCAATGGATGGACCTGAGCGCGTTGCCCATCATCATGGTGACTTCCGCCGCATCGCCCAACGATGTGATTCAGGCTTTTGATAGCGGCGCCAGCGACCACGTGACCAAACCAATCGACGCCGCTGTCACACTCGCTCGCATCGCGACGCAATTGCAATTGAAGTCGGCTCTGCATCGCCTACGTCAAAGCGAAGAACGCTATGCGTTGACGGCTCGCGGAACCAACGACGGAATGTGGGACTGGAACCTGATCACCGGCGAGCTGTATCTCTCGCCACGATGGCGAAGCATGGTTGGATTGGACGGAACCGATTGGCAACCCAATGGTGCGACTTGGATGGATTTGATCCACGCCGAAGACCGCCGACGCGTCGAGTCTGATTTGGAGGCTCATCTCTGCGGCGACACGGATCACTTCGAGACCGAACTGCGAATGCAGGACGGGCACCAGACGTATCGTTGGATGCTCTGTCGCGGACTCGCTGTTCGCGATGGCCGCGGAACAGCCTATCGAATCGCGGGATCATTGACCGATATCACCGAAGGCAAGGTTGCGGACGCGTTGACGGGGCTGCCCAACCGGATGTTATTCAACGACCGGGTGCAGCGTTGCGTGGACTATCAAGCTCGCAATCCACATAATCGGTTTGCCGTCATCTTCATGGACGTCGATGATTTCAAACTGATCAACGACCATTTTGGACACGATGCGGGCGACGACTTTCTCGTCAGCATTGCGTCACGCCTGGACACCTCATTGCGAAAGTCCGACGCAATCATCGCACGGATGGGCGGCGACGAATTTGCGGTCTTGCTCGAAAACATTCGCCACGTCGATGAAGCCGTCGCCGTCGCGATGCGTTTGCACGACAAAATGCGGGCGCCGTTCCCAGTCGGCGACCGCGAAATTTTGACACGAGCGAGCATGGGCATTGTGGTGTCGGAATGGAACTCTGATTCGGATCAACCGCAGCCCACGTCCGAGGACTTGTTGGTCCGCGCCGATACCGCGATGTATTACGCGAAGAACCAATCCGAACTGCCCTACGCAATCTTCAACGAAGAGATGCTGGCGGAAAACCGTTTGCGATTGGAACTGGGGTCGGAACTACGGCATTCGCTCGAACGAGACGAACTGTCTCTGATGTACCAGCCCATGGTCAACTTGGCCAACGGACAAACGGCCGGCTTCGAAGCCTTGCTGCGTTGGGAACATCCGGAACACGGTCCCGTGTCACCAAGCACCTTCATCCCGATTGCAGAATCCAATGGATTGATTGTTGAGATCGGATTGTGGGTGCTTCGCAAAGCATGCCAGCAAGCGATCCAGTGGAAGGAAGACTTTGGTCGTCCGTTCATGATCAGCGTCAACGTCTCCGTTCGACAATTGTCCGCGACGGGATTTGTGGAAGCGGTCACGGAGGTCTTGGACGAAACCGGTTTGCCGCCGGAATTTCTCAAGCTGGAGGTGACCGAAAGTCTGCTGATGCAAGATCCCGAGCACACCATCGATCTATTGCATCAATTGCGAGACATCGGATTGACCATCGGCATCGATGATTTCGGCACCGGGTATTCCTCGCTGTCGTACCTGCACCGCATGCCAATGGACATCCTGAAGGTGGATCGTTCGTTCGTGGAATCGATGTTTGATTCGGACAAGAATGCCGCGCTGATTCGTTCCATCCTGGCTCTGGCCAGCAGTTTGGAATTGAACGTCGTGGCGGAGGGCGTCGAGACGGAACCGCAGTTACAACGATTGCGTGAACTGGGATGCCATTTCGTTCAAGGGTTCCATTTTTCCGAACCGCTGCACCCGGATGACGCCCAAGCGACCATCCACCGTGAATGGATCGCCGAGTGA
- a CDS encoding ABC transporter permease subunit: MLIRKFIGQSSLLFIALAIALFAFGWVRVWVVKLLNMGQFQTILEQFRDYEKFAPIEFDALFTYSGRVGMTFDEPIVILCTVVWCIARGSDVVSGELGRGTLEMLLSQPISRLRFMLSHAVVSIGGLIALCLVLWAGVGVGVQTTMLKETVPPPSVRVPFLNMELPLTNDPPVERTFPMSEQVDVLTYTASVFHLFSFGFFLLGLSACFSSMDRYRWRTIGAVMTVYVIQLIMYGLGKAAESLSFLQAMSFFNCYKPQKMTSLVRDGDLWSPWSLSMTMEEGLLPPLAYPLLLLTLGAVFYAIALIVFNRRDLPAPL, from the coding sequence ATGTTGATCCGCAAATTCATCGGTCAGTCTTCGTTGCTGTTCATCGCACTCGCAATCGCGTTATTCGCGTTTGGTTGGGTACGAGTTTGGGTGGTGAAGCTGCTGAACATGGGGCAGTTCCAAACCATCTTGGAACAATTTCGTGACTACGAAAAATTCGCGCCGATCGAGTTTGATGCTCTGTTCACGTACTCCGGCCGAGTCGGGATGACGTTTGACGAACCGATCGTGATTCTTTGCACCGTCGTTTGGTGCATCGCTCGCGGAAGCGATGTGGTCAGCGGGGAACTGGGACGCGGAACGCTGGAGATGCTGTTGAGTCAGCCCATCAGCCGCCTTCGATTCATGCTGTCGCACGCGGTGGTCAGCATCGGTGGTTTGATTGCATTGTGCTTGGTGCTTTGGGCGGGGGTGGGCGTCGGCGTCCAAACCACCATGTTGAAAGAGACCGTGCCGCCGCCGTCGGTTCGTGTTCCGTTTCTCAACATGGAATTGCCGTTGACCAACGATCCACCCGTCGAACGCACGTTTCCAATGAGTGAACAAGTCGACGTGTTGACCTACACGGCGTCCGTGTTTCACTTGTTCTCGTTTGGTTTCTTTCTGCTGGGACTGAGTGCCTGCTTCAGCAGCATGGATCGGTATCGATGGCGGACGATCGGTGCCGTGATGACGGTCTATGTGATTCAGTTGATCATGTACGGGCTTGGGAAAGCCGCTGAATCGTTGTCATTTCTGCAAGCGATGTCATTTTTCAATTGCTACAAACCTCAGAAGATGACGTCGTTGGTCCGCGATGGGGATCTGTGGTCGCCGTGGAGTTTGTCCATGACGATGGAGGAAGGCCTGTTGCCACCGCTGGCGTACCCGCTGTTGTTGCTAACGCTCGGCGCGGTGTTTTATGCGATCGCGCTGATTGTGTTCAATCGACGAGATTTGCCCGCGCCGTTGTAA
- a CDS encoding ABC transporter ATP-binding protein: MEEQDGDPSPDALVCCEGLTKRYGDFTALSGCTISVARGEVFGLLGPNGAGKTTLIRTMLGYLHPSDGRCTIAGLDPVLDPVAVRRQVSYLPGDARLPRHMRGRGLLDFFAEMHPFGDRQRSFAVAEQLELDLSRRVAFMSTGMRQKLALAVVLGPRTPLLILDEPTANLDPTVRAAVLDLVMQERDAGRTVMFSSHVLSEIEQTCNRVAFLRKGHLAHELTMDELFQRHRVTAVCSDPDMQSIEIPGQLREFVTDVSLEQRKVRINTAGDLAPVLGWLGSLPLRQVRIEPLGLQAIYQSVHLGEEILQLQPRRAPQDVALAEGVE; this comes from the coding sequence TTGGAGGAACAGGACGGCGACCCGTCACCGGATGCCCTCGTTTGCTGTGAAGGGCTGACCAAACGTTATGGCGACTTCACGGCGCTGTCCGGTTGTACGATAAGCGTCGCACGCGGCGAAGTGTTCGGTTTGTTAGGGCCCAACGGTGCCGGAAAAACGACCTTGATCCGCACCATGTTGGGTTATCTGCATCCGTCCGACGGACGTTGCACCATCGCCGGTCTGGATCCGGTTTTGGACCCGGTGGCGGTGCGACGACAGGTGTCCTATCTGCCAGGCGACGCGCGGTTGCCGCGACACATGCGTGGACGAGGCCTGCTCGACTTTTTCGCGGAAATGCATCCATTTGGGGACCGGCAACGATCGTTTGCCGTCGCGGAACAACTGGAGTTGGATCTGTCTCGACGGGTCGCATTCATGTCGACGGGCATGCGTCAGAAGCTCGCCTTGGCGGTCGTGCTGGGGCCGCGAACGCCTTTGTTGATTTTGGACGAGCCGACCGCCAATTTGGATCCGACGGTCCGGGCCGCTGTGTTGGACTTGGTGATGCAAGAACGCGATGCGGGGCGAACTGTGATGTTCTCTTCGCACGTGCTGAGTGAAATCGAGCAAACTTGCAATCGAGTCGCCTTCCTTCGCAAAGGGCATCTTGCTCATGAGTTGACGATGGATGAGCTGTTCCAACGTCACCGTGTGACCGCGGTCTGTTCCGATCCAGACATGCAGTCGATCGAAATCCCTGGTCAATTGCGAGAATTCGTCACAGATGTCTCGTTGGAACAACGGAAAGTGCGAATCAATACAGCGGGTGACTTGGCACCGGTTTTGGGGTGGCTGGGATCGTTGCCCTTGCGCCAGGTTCGTATCGAACCACTTGGATTGCAGGCGATCTACCAAAGCGTGCATTTGGGGGAAGAGATCCTGCAATTGCAACCGAGGCGGGCACCACAAGACGTCGCGTTGGCGGAAGGAGTCGAATAG
- the argJ gene encoding bifunctional glutamate N-acetyltransferase/amino-acid acetyltransferase ArgJ has protein sequence MTDNASTKTSDQPHVLPRGIRFAGVSCGIKASGKRDVSMIVTDRPAVIAGVYTTNQIVAAPVVLTRSKTPTASGRVVLTNSGNANACTGEEGMQNAQAMCQQAADLVGCDPSDVMVMSTGVIGHPLPMEKVQSGIQSAFDNLSDDEEAYLASADAICTTDQFRKTASSTVTIDGHDYQITAMCKGAGMIAPNMATMLGVITTDAPIGPDAAHASLKSIADSTFNRVSVDGHTSTNDTVMLVATGLTDSEGASELSSDGLALWQEAATQVALRLAKLLVADGEGAARFFEVRVSGAASDSDALHIAKTVAASPLVKTAITGGDPNWGRIVSAAGYAGPKITPDRTTLVIDGVTVFENGTPQKIDAAKLSTAMKANSEVLADLRVGDGPGKASFWASDLTEAYVRFNSLYTT, from the coding sequence ATGACGGACAACGCCTCGACGAAAACATCGGACCAGCCTCACGTTTTGCCACGCGGCATTCGCTTCGCTGGGGTGTCCTGCGGGATCAAGGCCAGCGGCAAACGCGATGTTTCGATGATCGTGACGGATCGTCCCGCCGTGATCGCGGGGGTCTACACGACGAACCAAATTGTCGCGGCACCAGTCGTCTTGACTCGATCGAAAACACCAACGGCTTCCGGTCGCGTTGTCTTGACCAACAGCGGCAATGCAAACGCATGCACGGGCGAAGAAGGCATGCAAAACGCCCAGGCAATGTGCCAACAGGCGGCCGACTTGGTCGGTTGCGATCCGTCCGACGTGATGGTGATGAGCACCGGCGTGATTGGACATCCATTGCCGATGGAAAAGGTGCAATCCGGAATCCAATCCGCGTTTGACAACTTAAGTGACGACGAGGAAGCCTACTTGGCATCCGCCGACGCGATCTGCACCACGGACCAATTCCGCAAAACCGCCAGTTCCACCGTGACGATCGACGGTCACGACTATCAAATCACGGCCATGTGTAAGGGAGCCGGGATGATCGCTCCGAACATGGCAACCATGTTGGGCGTGATCACGACGGATGCACCCATCGGCCCCGATGCTGCACACGCCAGTTTGAAATCGATTGCGGATTCGACGTTCAATCGCGTCAGCGTCGACGGGCACACCAGTACCAATGACACGGTGATGCTGGTCGCGACCGGGTTGACCGATTCGGAAGGCGCGTCGGAGCTTTCCTCCGATGGTTTGGCGTTGTGGCAAGAAGCCGCCACCCAGGTTGCCTTGCGTTTGGCCAAGCTTTTGGTCGCCGACGGTGAGGGTGCCGCTCGTTTTTTTGAGGTTCGAGTCAGTGGCGCCGCGTCGGATTCGGATGCGTTACACATCGCCAAAACGGTAGCCGCCAGCCCTCTCGTCAAAACAGCGATCACAGGCGGTGATCCGAACTGGGGTCGCATCGTCTCAGCCGCTGGATACGCCGGGCCAAAGATCACTCCCGATCGAACGACGTTGGTGATCGACGGCGTCACCGTGTTCGAAAACGGGACCCCTCAAAAGATCGATGCGGCAAAGCTCAGCACCGCGATGAAAGCGAACTCCGAGGTCCTGGCCGATCTGCGTGTCGGCGACGGCCCGGGCAAAGCATCGTTCTGGGCCAGCGATCTGACCGAAGCCTATGTCCGATTCAATTCGCTCTATACTACCTGA
- a CDS encoding RDD family protein, producing MKLKCPGCSKLLQIPDTAAGKTVKCPCGKQLRVPMPKSATGQAPVKRPVAAGATATPRPAAPASASPLGADAGLFDELTETDLAPVAVAPRPGTAPAASSGGGHNPYASSMTEADAAGGAAGNYASQNKRLGNYFLDGIFVQMISFGIGLVVGIAMIAMYGVEMTEQQEATMNLVSSGLGFGSFLFYYVAMEAIFGATLGKFITGTRVIAADGGKAGFGKIIGRNLARMIPFDPLSFLFGDKTTGWHDSISGTRVIDIRKG from the coding sequence ATGAAGTTGAAGTGCCCCGGTTGTTCGAAGTTGTTGCAGATTCCCGACACGGCGGCTGGAAAGACGGTCAAGTGTCCCTGCGGGAAGCAACTCCGCGTGCCCATGCCGAAATCGGCGACCGGACAAGCACCGGTCAAACGCCCCGTCGCCGCGGGAGCCACCGCGACTCCGCGGCCGGCGGCTCCCGCATCCGCCAGTCCACTCGGTGCGGACGCCGGATTGTTCGACGAACTGACCGAAACAGATTTGGCACCGGTCGCCGTGGCACCACGTCCCGGAACAGCTCCCGCTGCATCGTCCGGCGGCGGGCACAATCCATACGCTTCATCGATGACGGAGGCAGACGCAGCGGGTGGAGCAGCCGGGAATTATGCGTCGCAGAACAAACGTCTCGGGAACTACTTTCTGGACGGAATTTTCGTCCAAATGATCTCTTTTGGAATCGGTCTCGTTGTTGGGATTGCGATGATCGCGATGTACGGCGTGGAGATGACTGAGCAACAAGAGGCAACGATGAACCTGGTGTCGTCCGGATTGGGATTCGGAAGCTTTCTCTTCTACTACGTGGCGATGGAAGCCATCTTCGGTGCCACACTCGGGAAATTCATCACCGGGACACGCGTGATCGCCGCGGATGGTGGCAAGGCGGGATTCGGAAAGATCATTGGTCGCAATCTGGCTCGGATGATCCCCTTCGATCCATTGTCGTTCCTCTTCGGCGACAAAACGACCGGTTGGCACGATTCCATCTCCGGCACTCGCGTGATCGACATTCGCAAGGGTTGA
- a CDS encoding TVP38/TMEM64 family protein, protein MDEPTPNPPLWKRSLRIVLPLALLLGCWAAFQFGGDDLRQMHQRLGWVAPVVTVPLHALIAAAPVPSDVIVIANGALYSYPVAVFLGWLGWLLGSILEFTTIRLWTGVNSEEEARKKMPRWISRWPAGSPWFLFFGRQIPGVGAHLCAGVAAAGGVSYRRYITWTAIAIVPGALLLSAIGARLLGEGI, encoded by the coding sequence GTGGATGAACCAACGCCCAATCCGCCTCTTTGGAAACGCAGTCTTCGGATTGTGTTGCCGCTGGCGTTGTTGTTGGGATGCTGGGCCGCGTTTCAATTCGGTGGCGATGATCTTCGCCAAATGCATCAGCGATTGGGCTGGGTGGCTCCCGTTGTCACGGTTCCATTGCACGCGTTGATCGCCGCCGCGCCGGTGCCATCGGATGTGATCGTGATCGCCAACGGCGCTTTGTATTCTTATCCGGTGGCGGTGTTCTTGGGTTGGTTGGGTTGGCTGTTGGGGTCGATCCTGGAGTTCACCACGATCCGTTTGTGGACCGGAGTCAACAGCGAAGAAGAAGCTCGCAAGAAAATGCCGCGTTGGATATCGCGATGGCCGGCTGGCAGTCCTTGGTTTCTGTTCTTTGGACGGCAAATACCGGGAGTTGGGGCTCACCTGTGCGCTGGCGTGGCTGCGGCGGGCGGGGTCTCCTATCGGCGCTACATCACGTGGACAGCAATCGCCATCGTTCCGGGGGCGTTGCTGCTTTCAGCGATCGGCGCACGGCTGTTGGGGGAGGGAATTTAG